Proteins encoded within one genomic window of Scomber japonicus isolate fScoJap1 chromosome 16, fScoJap1.pri, whole genome shotgun sequence:
- the sos2 gene encoding son of sevenless homolog 2, translating into MQPQQIYDFSSEENSHKWRGLFVQALRKVQKQVHPNLMAKEDALQYIEELILQLLNMLCVAQPRSVQDVEERVQKTFPHPIDKWAIADAQSAIEKRKRRNPLLLPVDKIHPLLKEVLGYKVDYHVSLYIVAVLEYISADILKLAGNYVGNIRHYEISQQDIKVSMCADKVLMDMFDQEDEMGLIGLMMQCTEEPLSLAELTYDDLVRLEIAEERQYLRDLDLIIKVFRRHFLSNPKTFTTQDVELIFSNILDIHELTVKLLGLIEDAVEMTADGSPHPLVGSCFEDLAEEQAFDPYEVLSQDILSRDFHEHFGNLMTRPTAGLYFQSVAEGFKEAVQYVLPQLMMVPVYHCIHYFELLQQLQERSQDQDDRECLKQAITALLNLQSSVERIYSKYLPRRKPGEPVYRLYSRQIRSKQLAIKRMNEIQKSIDGWEGRDIGQCCSEFILEGPLLRAGAKHERHNFLFDGLMISCKANQSSRLPGSGSGAEYRLKEKFVLRKTRIVDREDSAEQRHAFELMGKEENCAVFCARTAEEKSSWMAALVTLQYRSTLDRMLDTVLEHEEEAHPLRLPSPEVYRFAVQDSEENIVFEDKVQSKTGIPIIKAGTVGKLIERLTYHMYADPNFVRTFLTTYRSFCKPPELLNLLIDRIEIPEPEPSEDDLRALMNGEQVMSVELQRFRKEYVQPVQLRVLNVFRQWVEHHFYDFENDPDLRSRLEEYITSRIQLRGKSMRKWVESINKIIKRKMQTQSNGVSHNITFESPPPPIEWHISRAGQSESFELMTLHPIEIARQLTLIESEYYRAVRPSELVGSVWTKEDKEKNSPNLLRMIRHTTNLTLWFEKCIVETKNMEERMAVLIRVIEILQVFQELNNFNGVLEVVSAINSVPVYRLDHTFEAIPERKKKILEEAVELSQDHFKKYLAKLKSINPPCVPFFGIYLTNILKTEEGNPDFLKRHSKELINFSKRRKVAEITGEIQQYQNQPYCLKVESDIRKFFENLNPMGTLSEKEFSDHLFNTSLDIEPRNCRQPPRFPRVSGYTLKSPGIRPVRTSTSGTLKGHPVALEKEPSHKITFQRIAETETEMPASASVPTSPNTPTPPQSASSDLSSVFMEPDLSSSYGGSNSIFAPVLLPPSKLQSVSCGSLHQLGEEQQQKPPPLPPRRKDAMSEAKLSSRSDSPPAIPPRLPPPLPRNQPRPPVLYNGPIDGPLPSPPPPPPRDPLPDTPPPVPQRPPEIFINYPLNLQPSPVGRYHWDFSSSPSSPNTPPSTPSPRIPRRSCPLSASQNSLCPLPIPITAPPVPPRHNSSPQLPKLPPKTYKRELLPPPLQGLSLVENTDSSQ; encoded by the exons ATGCAGCCCCAGCAGATATACGACTTTTCAAGTGAGGAGAACAGCCACAAATGGAGAGGCCTCTTCGTGCAAGCTCTACgaaag GTACAGAAGCAGGTCCATCCAAACCTCATGGCGAAGGAGGACGCCCTCCAGTACATCGAGGAGCTGATCCTGCAGCTGCTCAACATGCTGTGTGTGGCCCAGCCTCGCTCCGTGCAGGACGTAGAG GAGCGTGTCCAGAAAACGTTTCCCCACCCAATTGATAAATGGGCGATTGCTGACGCCCAGTCAGCTATTGAGAAACGCAAGAGGAGAAACCCTTTACTTCTCCCTGTGGACAAGATACATCCGCTGCTAAAG GAGGTTTTGGGCTATAAAGTCGACTACCACGTCTCCTTGTACATCGTGGCTGTTCTTGAATACATATCAGCAGACATACTGAAGCTGGCGGGCAACTATGTCGGCAACATTCGGCACTATGAAATCAGCCAGCAGGACATCAAGGTGTCTATGTGCGCGGACAAG GTGTTGATGGACATGTTTGACCAGGAGGACGAAATGGGCTTAATTGGTTTAATGATGCAGTGCACAGAGGAGCCGTTGTCCTTGGCGGAGCTCACATACGACGACCTGGTGAGGCTCGAAATCGCAGAGGAGCGTCAGTACCTGCGCGACCTTGACCTCATCATCAAAGTGTTCCGCCGTCACTTCCTAAGCAACCCCAAAACCTTCACGACTCAG GATGTGGAGTTGATCTTCAGTAACATCCTGGACATCCACGAGCTGACGGTGAAGCTGCTCGGACTGATCGAGGACGCCGTGGAGATGACCGCTGACGGCAGCCCTCATCCGCTGGTGGGCAGCTGCTTCGAGGATCTAGCAGAG GAGCAGGCGTTTGACCCCTACGAGGTCCTGTCTCAGGATATCCTCAGCAGGGACTTCCACGAGCACTTCGGCAACCTGATGACACGACCGACTGCTGGCCTCTACTTCCAG tCAGTCGCAGAAGGCTTCAAAGAAGCAGTCCAGTATGTCCTCCCACAGCTgatgatggtcccagtgtatcACTGTATACACTACTTTGAGCTACTTCAG CAACTTCAGGAGCGCAGTCAAGACCAAGATGACAGAGAGTGTCTGAAACAGGCGATCACAGCGCTGCTCAACCTTCAGAGTAGCGTGGAGCGCATATACTCCAAGTACCTGCCTCGGCGTAAACCTGG TGAGCCGGTTTACCGcctgtacagcagacagatTCGTAGCAAACAGCTAGCCATCAAACGCATGAACGAAATCCAGAAGAGCATCGACGGCTGGGAGGGGAGGGACATCGGCCAGTGCTGCAGCGAGTTCATCCTGGAGGGGCCGCTTTTACGAGCAGGCGCCAAGCACGAGCGACACAACTTCCTGTTCGACGGCCTGATGATCAGCTGCAAGGCCAATCAGAGTTCGCGGTTGCCGGGGTCGGGCAGCGGGGCAGAGTACCGCCTGAAGGAGAAGTTCGTGCTTAGGAAGACCCGCATCGTGGACCGCGAGGACTCGGCGGAGCAGCGGCACGCCTTTGAACTGATGGGCAAAGAAGAAAACTGCGCAGTTTTCTGTGCACggacagcagaggagaaatCGTCGTGGATGGCGGCGCTGGTGACTCTGCAGTATCGCTCCACTTTGGATCGCATGTTAGACACAGTGTTGGAGCACGAGGAAGAGGCGCATCCTCTAAGACTGCCCTCCCCGGAAGTTTACCGCTTCGCTGTGCAGGACTCTGAGGAGAATATAGTTTTTGAGGACAAAGTGCAGAGCAAAACAGGCATCCCCATCATTAAAGCCGGCACGGTGGGCAAACTCATAGAGAGGCTCACCTACCACATGTATGCTG ATCCTAACTTTGTGCGCACGTTTCTCACCACATACCGATCATTCTGCAAACCACCGGAGCTTCTCAACCTCCTCATAGACAG GATTGAGATCCCTGAGCCAGAACCGAGTGAGGATGACCTACGTGCTCTCATGAACGGCGAGCAGGTGATGTCAGTCGAGCTCCAGAGGTTCCGCAAGGAGTACGTGCAACCAGTCCAACTCAG GGTCCTCAACGTTTTCCGTCAGTGGGTCGAACATCATTTCTACGACTTTGAAAATGATCCAGACCTGAGAAGTCGATTAGAGGAATACATCACCTCCAGAATTCAACTGCGAG GCAAGTCTATGAGAAAGTGGGTGGAGTCCATCAATAAGATCATCAAGAGGAAGATGCAGACGCAGTCAAACGGTGTCAGTCACAACATCACCTTCGAGAGCCCGCCTCCTCCCATCGAGTGGCACATCAGCAGAGCAGGCCAGTCAGAGTCATTCGAACTCATGACCCTTCACCCCATAGAGATCGCCCGACAGCTGACTCTGATCGAGTCGGAGTACTACAG AGCTGTGCGGCCGTCTGAGCTGGTCGGCAGCGTCTGGACCaaagaggacaaagagaagaaCTCACCGAACCTGCTCCGTATGATCCGTCACACCACCAACCTCACACTGTGGTTTGAGAA GTGTATCGTAGAGACCAAGAACATGGAGGAGAGGATGGCAGTGTTGATACGGGTCATTGAGATCCTTCAGGTTTTCCAGGAGCTCAACAACTTCAACGGCGTGCTGGAGGTGGTCAGCGCCATCAACTCTGTCCCCGTCTACAGACTCGACCACACCTTTGAG GCAATaccagagaggaaaaagaaaatcctgGAAGAAGCTGTGGAGCTGAGTCAGGACCATTTTAAGAAATACTTAGCTAAACTCAAGTCAATAAACCCACCCTGTGTGCCTTTCTTTG GTATCTATTTAACCAACATCCTGAAGACGGAGGAAGGCAACCCAGACTTCCTCAAACGCCACTCCAAGGAGCTGATCAACTTCAGCAAGAGGAGGAAAGTGGCGGAAATCACCGgagagatccaacagtaccagAACCAGCCCTACTGCCTGAAGGTGGAGTCCGACATCAGG AAGTTCTTCGAGAACCTGAACCCGATGGGAACGCTGAGTGAGAAGGAGTTTTCTGACCACCTGTTCAACACGTCTCTGGACATTGAGCCAAGGAACTGCAGACAGCCTCCCCGATTT CCCAGAGTGAGCGGATACACTCTGAAATCACCGGGGATCCGGCCTGTGCGAACGTCTACCTCTGGCACCCTGAAGGGCCACCCGGTTGCTCTGGAGAAGGAGCCGTCCCATAAGATCACCTTCCAGCGCATCGCTGAGACAGAGACGGAGATGCCGGCGTCGGCCTCCGTGCCCACCTCTCCGAACACGCCCACCCCCCCGCAGTCGGCCTCCTCTGACCTCAGCTCAGTCTTCATGGAGCCCGACCTCAGCAGCTCCTACGGCG GAAGCAACTCCATATTCGCTCCAGTTCTCCTTCCGCCTTCAA AGCTTCAGTCTGTGTCTTGCGGCAGCCTCCACCAGCtcggagaggagcagcagcagaaaccGCCTCCTCTGCCACCACGAAGGAAGGACGCGATGTCTGAAGCTAAG ctgaGCTCCAGGTCCGACAGCCCCCCGGCCATCCCTCCCCGGCTGCCCCCTCCTCTGCCCAGGAACCAGCCTCGACCGCCGGTGTTGTACAACGGCCCGATCGACGGCCCCCTGCCCAGCccgcctcctccacctccacgcGACCCCCTGCCCGACACGCCTCCCCCGGTGCCCCAGCGGCCCCCGGAGATCTTCATCAACTACCCTCTCAACCTGCAGCCTTCCCCCGTGGGCCGCTACCACTGGGACTTCAGCAGCTCGCCCAGCTCGCCCAACACCCCGCCCAGCACGCCGTCGCCTCGCATCCCGAGGCGGAGCTGCCCACTCAGCGCCAGCCAGAACAGCCTGTGCCCGTTGCCCATTCCCATCACCGCTCCCCCGGTCCCGCCGCGCCACAACTCCAGCCCACAACTCCCCAAACTCCCACCAAAGACATACAAAAGGGAGCTGCTGCCGCCGCCGTTACAAGGCCTCTCATTGGTGGAGAACACCGACAGCAGCCAATGA